The following are encoded in a window of Pseudomonas multiresinivorans genomic DNA:
- a CDS encoding VOC family protein, giving the protein MGFRGNDRQIDNIEFNVSDIARSKAFYGSAFGWTFTDYGPTYSEFSDGRLTGGFTTGEPVRPGGPLVILYADDLAQAQARLEAAGATISRATFAFPGGRRFHFIDPDGYELAVWSAD; this is encoded by the coding sequence ATGGGGTTCCGCGGAAACGACCGTCAGATCGACAACATCGAGTTCAACGTCAGCGATATCGCGCGCAGCAAGGCCTTCTACGGCAGCGCCTTCGGCTGGACCTTCACGGACTACGGCCCGACCTACAGCGAATTCAGCGACGGTCGCCTCACCGGCGGCTTCACCACCGGTGAGCCGGTGCGCCCCGGCGGCCCGCTGGTGATTCTCTACGCCGATGACCTTGCGCAGGCCCAGGCCCGCCTGGAGGCCGCCGGCGCCACCATCAGCCGCGCGACCTTCGCCTTCCCCGGCGGACGGCGCTTCCACTTCATCGACCCGGACGGCTACGAGCTGGCGGTGTGGTCGGCGGACTGA
- a CDS encoding LysR family transcriptional regulator, with product MEIRHFRYFLSVARHGHFTRAAEQLGIAPPTLSRQIQDMEKELGVLLFQRSQREVRLTAAGEALLGEAELAVLQFDAAQLGAQRAGRGETGHLRVGYVASAAYSGVLQQHVEQFTRTSPGVDLDISEGPMAHLPAQVRDGALDLAYVRSPMNLPEELEAISLQEEGFILALPAASRLNELPEIRAARLSDETFILPEQISGTLEVASAGGFSPRLGQQPGSLVAVIALVSLGRGIAIVPESVVRRVQLPRVNYRPLADCRPRSWLSLLYRRFEKSPVARRYIEQVRAQSADHTASS from the coding sequence ATGGAAATCCGCCATTTCCGCTACTTCCTCAGTGTCGCCCGCCACGGCCACTTCACCCGTGCGGCCGAACAGCTGGGCATCGCCCCGCCAACCCTCAGCCGGCAGATCCAGGACATGGAGAAGGAACTGGGCGTGCTGCTGTTCCAGCGCAGCCAACGCGAGGTGCGCCTGACTGCTGCGGGTGAGGCGCTGCTGGGTGAAGCCGAACTTGCGGTGCTCCAGTTCGATGCGGCGCAACTCGGCGCGCAGCGCGCCGGCCGGGGTGAAACCGGGCATCTGCGCGTGGGTTACGTGGCTTCGGCGGCCTATTCCGGTGTGCTGCAACAGCATGTCGAGCAGTTCACCCGTACCTCGCCGGGCGTTGACCTCGACATCAGCGAAGGGCCCATGGCGCATTTGCCGGCGCAGGTACGCGACGGTGCCCTCGACCTCGCCTACGTACGCTCGCCGATGAACCTGCCGGAAGAGCTGGAAGCCATCTCGTTGCAGGAAGAAGGCTTCATCCTCGCCCTGCCCGCCGCCTCGCGCCTCAACGAACTGCCGGAGATTCGCGCCGCCCGGCTGAGCGACGAAACCTTCATCCTGCCCGAACAGATCTCCGGCACCCTGGAGGTCGCCAGCGCCGGCGGTTTCTCTCCGCGCCTCGGCCAGCAGCCCGGCAGTCTGGTCGCGGTGATTGCGCTGGTCTCGCTCGGCCGCGGCATCGCCATCGTCCCCGAGTCGGTGGTGCGCCGTGTGCAACTGCCGCGGGTCAACTACCGCCCGCTCGCCGATTGCCGGCCGCGTTCGTGGTTGTCGCTGCTGTACCGGCGTTTCGAGAAATCACCGGTCGCCCGGCGCTACATCGAGCAGGTCAGGGCTCAGTCCGCCGACCACACCGCCAGCTCGTAG
- a CDS encoding MFS transporter, which yields MSERPSARFTLLTASAVCSLIILDTNIVAVSLPSIARDLSGSFADIEWVVSAYLLAFAACLLPAGSLADRFGRRRMLLLGLVLFGAASLACGAAPSLLFLDISRAAKGVGAALLLTSALAAIGHRFHEPEERLRAWAFWGACMGATITFAPLLGGVISATLGWRWIFYLNLPLVVLLGGMALRSIEESRDSAAARLDPLGSLTFAGGLGYLIWALIDANRVGWDSPPTLARLLLSAGLLGLFVMVERSQARPMIDLRLMRSGRFIGALLGMFAYAACAQVMMTLLPLYLQNGLQLSAVAAGAGMLPFAVAMLLTPRLGMRLNSRFSPAQVFALGLVLVGAGNLLCALAAGQGEYLPFALASLVLGAGAGLLNGDTQKNIMACVPRERTGMASGLSTTTRFAAIVLAIGILGGVLSARSAQLLRDVLATAAPTQLDKAAEMATRAAAGDFSAALSVVDPALRDVLAPAVRQAFIGGFESVLLVTGIAALVFAVMVGTLLGRPMPVHESVPA from the coding sequence ATGTCTGAACGTCCCTCCGCCCGCTTCACCCTGCTGACCGCTTCGGCGGTGTGCTCGCTGATCATCCTCGACACCAACATCGTCGCCGTCTCGCTGCCGAGCATCGCCCGCGACCTGTCCGGCTCCTTCGCCGATATCGAATGGGTGGTCAGCGCCTACCTGCTGGCCTTCGCTGCCTGCCTGCTGCCGGCCGGCAGCCTGGCCGACCGCTTCGGCCGGCGGCGCATGCTGCTGCTCGGGCTGGTGCTGTTCGGCGCGGCTTCGCTGGCCTGTGGGGCCGCGCCGAGTCTGCTGTTCCTGGATATCTCCCGCGCCGCCAAGGGCGTCGGTGCGGCCTTGCTGCTGACGTCGGCGTTGGCCGCGATCGGCCACCGTTTCCACGAGCCGGAAGAGCGCCTGCGGGCCTGGGCCTTCTGGGGTGCGTGCATGGGCGCCACCATTACCTTCGCGCCGCTGCTGGGCGGGGTGATCTCCGCCACCCTGGGCTGGCGCTGGATCTTCTACCTGAACCTGCCGCTGGTGGTGCTGCTGGGAGGGATGGCGCTGCGCAGCATCGAGGAATCCCGCGACAGTGCCGCCGCGCGCCTCGACCCGCTGGGTAGCCTGACCTTCGCCGGTGGCCTGGGTTACCTGATCTGGGCGTTGATCGACGCCAACCGCGTCGGTTGGGACAGCCCGCCGACGCTGGCGCGCCTACTGCTCAGCGCCGGCCTGCTGGGCCTGTTCGTGATGGTGGAACGCAGCCAGGCGCGGCCGATGATCGACCTGCGGCTGATGCGCAGCGGGCGCTTCATCGGCGCGTTGCTCGGTATGTTCGCCTACGCCGCCTGCGCCCAGGTGATGATGACGCTGCTGCCGCTGTACCTGCAGAACGGCCTGCAGCTCTCCGCTGTCGCGGCCGGTGCCGGGATGCTGCCCTTCGCCGTGGCTATGCTTCTGACCCCGCGCCTGGGCATGCGCCTGAACAGCCGCTTCAGTCCGGCGCAGGTCTTCGCCCTGGGCCTGGTGCTGGTCGGCGCGGGCAACCTGCTTTGCGCACTGGCGGCCGGGCAGGGGGAGTACTTGCCGTTCGCCCTGGCCAGCCTGGTGCTGGGAGCCGGCGCCGGGCTGCTCAATGGCGATACACAGAAGAACATCATGGCCTGCGTGCCCCGTGAACGCACCGGCATGGCCTCGGGCCTGAGCACCACGACGCGCTTCGCCGCCATCGTGCTGGCCATCGGCATTCTCGGTGGCGTGCTGTCCGCACGCAGCGCCCAGTTGCTGCGAGATGTGCTGGCAACGGCGGCGCCTACGCAGTTGGACAAAGCCGCCGAGATGGCGACCCGTGCAGCGGCTGGCGACTTCAGTGCCGCGCTTTCGGTGGTGGACCCGGCACTGCGCGACGTGCTGGCACCCGCTGTGCGCCAGGCCTTCATCGGCGGGTTCGAGAGTGTGCTGCTGGTGACAGGTATAGCGGCGCTGGTGTTTGCCGTGATGGTTGGCACGCTGCTAGGTCGGCCGATGCCGGTCCACGAGTCGGTGCCCGCTTGA
- a CDS encoding sugar O-acetyltransferase, with amino-acid sequence MNELEKAAAGLLYNANHDPQVLRQRAEAKAKLFDFNHSHPDDRARREAILKGLFGSIGEGFVIEGPLHCDYGFNIEIGARFYANVNLVILDGAKVSIGNDVFIAPNVGIYTAGHPLDAERRNQGLEYAHPVSIGDNVWIGAGVNILPGVSIGANSVIGAGAVVVRDIPEGVLAAGNPARVIRPITEADRQRYR; translated from the coding sequence ATGAACGAGCTGGAAAAAGCTGCCGCCGGGCTGCTCTACAACGCCAATCACGACCCGCAGGTGCTGCGCCAGCGCGCCGAGGCCAAGGCGAAACTCTTCGACTTCAACCACAGCCACCCGGACGACCGGGCGCGCCGCGAGGCGATTCTCAAAGGGCTGTTTGGCAGCATTGGCGAGGGCTTCGTCATCGAAGGCCCGCTGCACTGCGACTACGGCTTCAACATCGAGATCGGCGCGCGCTTCTACGCCAACGTCAACCTGGTGATCCTCGATGGCGCGAAGGTCAGCATCGGCAATGACGTGTTCATTGCGCCCAACGTCGGCATCTACACCGCCGGCCACCCACTGGACGCCGAGCGGCGCAACCAGGGCCTGGAGTACGCGCACCCGGTGAGCATTGGCGACAACGTGTGGATCGGCGCAGGGGTGAACATCCTGCCCGGCGTGAGCATCGGCGCGAACAGCGTGATCGGCGCAGGCGCTGTGGTGGTGCGCGATATCCCCGAAGGGGTGCTGGCGGCCGGCAATCCGGCGCGCGTGATTCGCCCGATCACCGAGGCCGACCGCCAGCGCTACCGCTGA
- a CDS encoding MurR/RpiR family transcriptional regulator produces MLTLKDRLNTPEVELTKAERKVLRALLDDYPRSGLGPMSRLARQAGVSDPSILRLVKKLGFSGYSDFQNALMAEVDDRLRSPRTLLAGRREGMSRDDVWSNYLSDASEGIQRTLALTQADDVRLLADWLLDPKLRILCHGGRFSRFVAGYLVAHLRMLRSGCLLLDDGAALPDQLGDIDRQTLVVVFDYRRYQAQALGVTRAAKARGARVVLFTDIYDSPLREFADLIISAPVESPSPFDTLVPTMAQVEALIASLVARMDGQLDERLEGIDHLRAAFGSHILEE; encoded by the coding sequence ATGCTCACACTCAAAGACCGCCTGAACACCCCGGAAGTCGAACTCACCAAGGCCGAGCGCAAAGTCCTCCGCGCCTTGCTCGACGACTACCCGCGCAGCGGCCTCGGGCCGATGTCGCGCCTCGCGCGCCAGGCCGGCGTCAGTGATCCGAGCATCCTGCGGCTGGTGAAGAAGCTCGGCTTCAGCGGCTACAGCGACTTCCAGAACGCGCTGATGGCCGAGGTGGATGACCGCCTGCGTTCGCCACGCACCCTGCTCGCCGGGCGCCGCGAAGGCATGAGCCGCGACGACGTCTGGTCCAATTATCTCAGCGACGCCAGCGAAGGCATCCAGCGCACCCTGGCCCTCACCCAGGCCGACGACGTCCGCCTGCTCGCTGACTGGCTGCTCGATCCCAAGCTGCGCATCCTCTGCCACGGCGGCCGCTTCAGTCGCTTCGTCGCCGGCTACCTGGTGGCGCACCTGCGCATGCTGCGCAGCGGCTGCCTGCTGCTGGACGACGGCGCCGCGCTGCCCGACCAGTTGGGCGACATCGACCGCCAGACGCTGGTGGTGGTGTTCGACTACCGCCGCTACCAGGCCCAGGCGCTGGGCGTGACCCGTGCGGCCAAGGCCCGTGGCGCACGCGTGGTGCTGTTCACCGACATCTACGACTCGCCGCTGCGCGAGTTCGCCGACCTGATCATCAGCGCCCCGGTGGAGTCCCCGTCGCCCTTCGACACCCTGGTGCCAACCATGGCCCAGGTCGAAGCGCTGATCGCCAGCCTGGTAGCGCGCATGGACGGCCAGCTCGACGAACGCCTGGAAGGCATCGACCACCTGAGAGCTGCCTTCGGCAGCCACATCCTTGAGGAATGA
- a CDS encoding isochorismatase family cysteine hydrolase, with protein MFSLPHQSPRDLPFTPGQTAILFVDMQNAWVIPGRDAHVDPQTHRYFYDRVEASVIPNQQRLLAAMREVGGEVLHTIIESLTADGRDRSLDHKLSDMHLPKGSPDAQVIDALAPRENEIVLPKTSSGVFNSTAIDYVLRNLNTRHLIICGVVTDQCVDMAVRDAADRGYLVTLVEDACATHTAERHQACLEAIKGYCWIADTDSVLARIAALA; from the coding sequence GTGTTCAGCTTGCCCCACCAATCGCCCCGTGACCTGCCGTTCACCCCCGGCCAGACCGCCATCCTGTTCGTCGACATGCAGAACGCCTGGGTCATTCCCGGCCGCGATGCCCATGTCGATCCGCAGACGCACCGCTACTTCTACGACCGCGTCGAGGCGAGCGTGATACCCAACCAGCAGCGCCTGCTGGCGGCCATGCGCGAGGTTGGCGGGGAAGTGCTGCACACCATCATCGAGAGCCTCACCGCCGATGGCCGCGACCGTTCGCTGGACCACAAGCTCTCCGACATGCACCTGCCCAAGGGCAGCCCGGACGCCCAGGTGATCGATGCCCTGGCGCCGCGGGAAAACGAGATCGTCCTGCCGAAGACATCCTCGGGCGTCTTCAACTCCACCGCCATCGACTACGTGCTGCGCAACCTCAACACCCGCCACCTGATCATCTGCGGTGTGGTCACCGACCAGTGCGTGGACATGGCCGTGCGCGACGCCGCCGACCGTGGCTACCTCGTCACCCTGGTGGAAGACGCCTGCGCCACCCACACCGCCGAACGCCACCAGGCCTGCCTGGAAGCGATCAAGGGCTACTGCTGGATCGCCGACACCGACAGCGTGCTGGCCCGCATCGCCGCGCTGGCCTGA
- a CDS encoding glutamine synthetase family protein, whose amino-acid sequence MSQNNNNPAPMRLTSFVTTDLCGITRGRSLPESEVADQLATGCGWVPANSALTPQDIIADDNPWGSHGDLRLLPDPSSRVRLENGPDSQAAPLDYLHGDLVTTTGAPWPVCPRTLLREEIARYRELGLQVTAAFEHEFNLLGLPDEHAAAFSLQAQRQTGNFGGWLMSALEQIGAEPEMFLPEYGRNQYEVTCRPTQGVAAADRAVNVREVTREIARQFGWRSSFTPLLAPGAVTNGVHLHLSLQRLDGTPVFYDEAAPTNLSKLAEHWAAGVLRHLPALCALTAPTTVSYLRLKPHHWSAAYACLGLRNREAALRICPVVDIGGKPKARQFNLEFRPMDATASPHLAMAAVLIAGRLGMQQELPLSAVTDVDPHSLSDAQREELGIKSLPGSLEEAQRLLLADTELCAQLPPALLQTYVAMKRQELALTRELSEEQLCESYAKFY is encoded by the coding sequence ATGAGTCAGAACAATAACAATCCCGCTCCGATGCGCCTGACCAGCTTCGTCACCACCGACCTCTGCGGCATCACCCGCGGCCGCTCGCTTCCCGAATCGGAAGTCGCCGATCAACTGGCCACCGGCTGTGGCTGGGTGCCCGCCAACAGCGCGCTGACGCCCCAGGACATCATCGCCGACGACAACCCCTGGGGCAGCCATGGCGACCTGCGCCTGCTGCCCGACCCGAGCAGCCGGGTGCGCCTGGAAAACGGCCCCGATTCCCAGGCCGCGCCGCTGGATTACCTGCACGGCGACCTGGTGACGACTACCGGCGCGCCGTGGCCAGTTTGCCCGCGTACGCTGCTACGCGAAGAGATCGCCCGCTACCGCGAACTGGGCCTGCAAGTCACCGCCGCCTTCGAACACGAATTCAACCTGCTCGGCCTGCCGGACGAGCATGCCGCCGCCTTCTCCCTGCAGGCGCAGCGGCAGACCGGCAACTTCGGCGGTTGGCTGATGAGCGCGCTGGAGCAGATCGGCGCCGAGCCGGAAATGTTCCTGCCCGAGTACGGCCGCAACCAGTACGAGGTCACCTGCCGGCCGACCCAGGGCGTTGCTGCTGCGGACCGCGCGGTGAACGTCCGCGAAGTCACCCGCGAGATCGCCCGCCAGTTCGGCTGGCGCAGCAGCTTCACGCCGCTGCTGGCGCCCGGCGCCGTGACCAACGGCGTGCACCTGCACCTGAGCCTGCAACGCCTGGATGGCACTCCGGTGTTCTACGACGAGGCCGCGCCGACCAACCTGTCCAAGCTTGCCGAACACTGGGCCGCCGGCGTGCTGCGCCACTTGCCGGCGCTGTGCGCGTTGACCGCACCGACGACGGTGTCCTACCTGCGGCTGAAGCCGCACCACTGGAGCGCCGCCTACGCCTGCCTGGGCCTGCGCAACCGCGAAGCTGCGCTGCGCATCTGTCCGGTGGTGGATATTGGCGGCAAGCCCAAGGCGCGCCAGTTCAACCTGGAATTCCGCCCCATGGACGCCACCGCCAGCCCGCATCTGGCCATGGCCGCGGTGCTGATCGCCGGGCGCCTGGGCATGCAGCAGGAGCTGCCGCTGTCGGCGGTCACCGATGTCGACCCGCACAGCCTCAGCGATGCGCAGCGCGAGGAGCTGGGCATCAAGTCCCTGCCTGGTTCGCTGGAGGAGGCCCAGCGCCTGCTGCTGGCCGATACCGAACTATGCGCCCAGTTGCCGCCGGCCCTGCTGCAGACCTACGTCGCCATGAAGCGCCAGGAACTGGCCCTGACCCGCGAACTCAGCGAAGAACAACTCTGTGAATCCTATGCAAAGTTCTACTGA
- a CDS encoding N-formylglutamate amidohydrolase: MQSSTESGLYRRPPFEIVNPQGKSPVLLVCEHASRYIPEELAQLGLDDAAAAEHIAWDIGALDLARELSARLDATLLVANYSRLLIDLNRPLSAPDAIPEHSEIYPIPGNRNLTAAARQERVARLFEPFHQQLTALLDERLAAGRPTRLVGVHSYTPSYRGEPRPWVAGVLYAKAEAYAQRMVAGLRESGEEIGANQPYVIDPLEDMTVPVHGDERGVDAVLIEIRNDGLRTPQGVEAWATLLAPWL; the protein is encoded by the coding sequence ATGCAAAGTTCTACTGAATCCGGCCTCTACCGGCGCCCGCCGTTCGAGATCGTCAACCCGCAGGGCAAGAGCCCGGTGCTGCTGGTCTGCGAACACGCCAGCCGCTACATCCCCGAGGAGCTGGCGCAACTGGGCCTGGATGACGCGGCGGCCGCCGAGCACATCGCCTGGGACATCGGCGCGCTGGACCTGGCCCGCGAGCTGTCGGCGCGCCTGGACGCCACGCTGCTGGTGGCCAACTACTCGCGCCTGCTGATCGATCTCAACCGGCCGCTGTCCGCTCCGGATGCGATTCCCGAGCACAGCGAGATCTACCCGATTCCCGGCAACCGCAACCTGACCGCGGCGGCCCGGCAGGAGAGGGTGGCGCGCCTGTTCGAACCGTTCCACCAGCAACTGACCGCGCTGCTCGACGAGCGCCTGGCCGCTGGCCGGCCGACTCGTCTGGTGGGCGTGCACAGCTACACCCCGAGCTATCGCGGCGAGCCTCGCCCGTGGGTCGCCGGGGTGCTCTACGCCAAGGCCGAAGCCTATGCCCAGCGCATGGTGGCGGGGCTGCGGGAGAGCGGCGAAGAGATCGGCGCCAATCAGCCCTATGTGATCGACCCGCTGGAGGACATGACCGTCCCGGTGCATGGCGACGAACGCGGCGTGGACGCCGTGCTGATCGAAATCCGCAATGACGGACTGCGGACCCCGCAAGGGGTGGAAGCCTGGGCGACACTCCTGGCTCCCTGGCTCTGA